Proteins encoded together in one Pseudomonas sp. ADAK13 window:
- the galU gene encoding UTP--glucose-1-phosphate uridylyltransferase GalU has product MIKKCLFPAAGYGTRFLPATKAMPKEMLPVVNKPLIQYGVEEALDAGLNEISIVTGRGKRALEDHFDISYELENQIKGTDKEKYLVGIRKLLDECSFSYTRQTQMKGLGHAILTGRPLIGDEPFAVVLADDLCVNLEGDGVLTQMVKLYQKYRCTIVAVQEVDPQETNKYGVIAGDDIGDGLIRVRDMVEKPAPEDAPSNLAIIGRYILTPDIFKLIEETEPGKGGEIQITDALLKQAKDGCVIAYKFKGRRFDCGGAEGYIEATNFCYEHFYKTGKAY; this is encoded by the coding sequence ATGATCAAGAAATGCTTGTTCCCAGCAGCCGGTTACGGCACTCGCTTCCTGCCAGCGACCAAGGCCATGCCCAAAGAGATGCTGCCGGTGGTGAACAAGCCACTGATCCAGTACGGCGTTGAAGAGGCACTGGATGCCGGCCTGAACGAAATCTCGATCGTGACCGGCCGTGGCAAACGCGCCCTGGAAGACCACTTCGACATCAGCTACGAGCTGGAAAACCAGATCAAGGGCACCGACAAGGAAAAATACCTGGTCGGCATCCGTAAACTGCTCGACGAGTGCTCGTTCTCCTACACCCGCCAGACCCAAATGAAAGGCCTGGGCCACGCGATCCTGACCGGTCGCCCGCTGATCGGTGACGAACCGTTCGCCGTGGTACTGGCGGATGACCTTTGCGTAAACCTGGAAGGCGACGGCGTGCTGACCCAGATGGTCAAGCTGTACCAGAAGTACCGTTGCACCATCGTCGCGGTTCAAGAGGTTGACCCTCAGGAAACCAACAAGTACGGCGTGATTGCCGGCGACGATATCGGTGATGGCCTGATCCGCGTACGCGACATGGTTGAAAAACCGGCGCCGGAAGATGCCCCATCGAACCTGGCGATCATCGGCCGCTACATCCTGACCCCGGACATCTTCAAGCTGATCGAAGAGACCGAGCCAGGCAAGGGTGGCGAGATCCAGATCACCGACGCCCTGTTGAAGCAGGCAAAAGACGGTTGCGTGATTGCCTACAAGTTCAAAGGTCGTCGTTTTGACTGCGGTGGCGCTGAAGGCTACATCGAAGCAACCAACTTCTGCTACGAGCACTTCTACAAGACTGGCAAGGCTTACTGA
- a CDS encoding c-type cytochrome: MKRFLCAPLLGTLISVPAHAATIAMEDQSQLQPAAHPAAEQFQPPKESELPDNAYGKLVKQGYALFVDTKRLAPQFVGNGLNCSNCHLDQGRLANSAPLWGAYPMYPAYRKKNDKVNTFAERLQGCFQFSMNGGTPPAADSPEITALSVYAYWLASKAPLGVELPGRGYPDVPAPDKGYDLAQGAEVYKGQCAVCHGAEGQGQKVGDSYVMPPLWGKDSYNWGAGMHRINTAASFIKHNMPLGKGGSLTDQQAWDVAAYVNRHERPQDPRLVEGSVEKTRVKFHANDGINLYGQTVDGVLIGQGIR; this comes from the coding sequence ATGAAGCGTTTCTTGTGTGCGCCGTTGCTGGGAACCCTGATCAGTGTGCCGGCCCATGCGGCCACCATCGCCATGGAGGACCAGTCACAGTTGCAGCCTGCTGCTCATCCTGCGGCCGAGCAGTTCCAGCCGCCGAAAGAGAGTGAGCTGCCGGACAACGCCTACGGCAAGCTGGTTAAACAGGGTTACGCGCTGTTTGTCGACACCAAGCGCCTGGCGCCGCAGTTTGTCGGCAATGGCCTCAATTGCAGCAACTGCCACCTGGACCAGGGACGCCTGGCCAACTCCGCGCCGCTGTGGGGTGCCTATCCGATGTACCCGGCGTATCGAAAAAAGAACGACAAGGTCAACACCTTCGCCGAGCGCCTGCAGGGTTGCTTCCAGTTCAGCATGAATGGCGGCACGCCACCGGCAGCAGACAGCCCGGAGATTACTGCGTTGTCGGTGTATGCCTACTGGTTGGCGAGCAAGGCTCCCTTGGGCGTCGAACTGCCGGGGCGTGGCTACCCGGACGTGCCGGCCCCCGACAAGGGGTATGACCTGGCCCAGGGCGCTGAAGTCTATAAGGGCCAATGTGCCGTTTGTCATGGTGCTGAAGGCCAGGGCCAGAAAGTCGGCGACAGCTACGTGATGCCGCCACTCTGGGGTAAAGACTCCTACAATTGGGGCGCGGGGATGCACCGGATCAACACGGCAGCGTCCTTCATCAAGCACAACATGCCCCTGGGCAAGGGCGGCAGCCTGACCGACCAACAGGCCTGGGACGTGGCGGCCTACGTCAATCGCCACGAGCGGCCTCAGGACCCGCGCCTGGTGGAAGGCTCCGTGGAGAAAACCCGGGTGAAGTTTCACGCCAATGATGGCATCAATCTTTACGGGCAGACGGTCGATGGCGTGCTGATTGGCCAAGGCATCCGTTAA
- a CDS encoding c-type cytochrome, protein MMSLERVLMGSALLLIVGSAHALEGKNVFTQGGSQPGAAPCVACHGADGLGLAAAGFPRLAGLPAGYLRKQLQDFKSGARNSPVMQPLASALTEEEINAVTEELAAMPAPAPVPVHRSDMPTDAAQKIAMQGAWERQIPACVSCHGPAGVGVGEAFPPLAGQSAAYLAAQLNAWRSGTRHNDPNDLMGHVAKSLSAEEVQAVATYFASLSGQEAKP, encoded by the coding sequence ATGATGTCTCTGGAACGAGTTCTGATGGGTAGCGCGTTGTTGCTGATAGTGGGCAGCGCCCACGCGCTAGAGGGAAAAAACGTGTTTACACAGGGCGGTTCCCAGCCGGGAGCGGCGCCCTGTGTGGCTTGCCACGGGGCTGATGGCCTGGGGCTGGCGGCGGCGGGTTTTCCGCGCTTGGCCGGTTTGCCTGCGGGTTATTTGCGCAAGCAACTGCAGGATTTCAAAAGCGGCGCGCGTAACAGTCCCGTGATGCAACCGCTGGCCAGCGCACTGACGGAAGAAGAAATCAACGCCGTGACCGAGGAGCTGGCGGCAATGCCCGCGCCGGCGCCTGTCCCGGTGCACCGCAGCGATATGCCAACTGACGCTGCGCAAAAGATTGCCATGCAAGGCGCGTGGGAGCGCCAGATCCCGGCCTGCGTCAGTTGCCATGGCCCGGCCGGCGTGGGTGTCGGCGAGGCATTTCCACCCTTGGCCGGGCAATCGGCAGCCTACCTGGCAGCGCAGTTGAACGCCTGGCGCAGTGGTACACGCCATAACGATCCGAACGATCTGATGGGGCATGTCGCCAAATCTCTCAGCGCTGAAGAAGTGCAGGCGGTGGCCACTTATTTCGCGTCGCTGAGCGGCCAGGAGGCCAAGCCATGA
- a CDS encoding DUF1883 domain-containing protein → MKFIHQREHLNEGDIVVIECSQTCNIRLMSDANFRSFKNGGRHTYHGGAFDKFPAKITAPSTGFWNITLDVVTRRAISVTKKPTLSHKIRIVRRTHSKLS, encoded by the coding sequence ATGAAATTCATCCACCAGCGCGAACACCTTAATGAAGGAGATATCGTCGTCATTGAATGCTCGCAAACCTGCAACATCCGCCTGATGAGCGACGCGAACTTTCGCAGCTTCAAGAACGGTGGCCGCCATACCTACCACGGCGGCGCATTTGACAAGTTCCCTGCAAAAATCACCGCTCCGAGCACCGGGTTCTGGAACATTACCCTGGACGTCGTGACCCGCCGTGCCATCAGCGTGACCAAGAAGCCGACCTTGTCCCACAAGATCCGCATCGTGCGCCGCACCCATTCGAAACTGAGCTGA